In Deltaproteobacteria bacterium, the genomic window ATCGTGATCTGACTCGCGGTCGCTGAGGCGGTGCCCTCGCCGGCAAAGGCAAACTCCGACCTTGGCGGGAGATTTTCGGCAAGTGGCAGTGGTGTTGCCAAGGCTGATGCGACTTGAGCTGATGTACGCGGCGGCGGTGGTGGTGGTGGTACGGGGGCACTCACCCGCGGATCGGCGCGTAGGTTGCCTAAAGACGGTGGCGCTGGCGCCGTCGTGTCAGCGTCAAATATCGCAAAACTCAGGTCAAACTCATCGTTCGTCAAGGGAGGCGGTGGTGCCTCCGGGGTAGCAAATACGCGACGGCCGCGTTGGCCCTCGAGTGTTTGCGGAATCACCGGAGGACGATGGGTGCCGCCTTCTAGGCTGACTTCGTTCACAGGCGGTAAGCCTGGGAACCCGCCACTATGGATCACGGTGGCATGCTGGGCACGGCTTGGCGGTGTTAAACCCAAGTCAGGCTCCCCAGAGGGGACATCGGTCGGCTGCTCGATGGGCTCGGCATCAAATGAAAAAAGGGAAACGGAATCGCCACCTACTGATGCCGATGGCTCTGGTGGCTGATTGTCGAGAAAGGCCAACGACAATGGTTTTGGCGGTAACGAGGTCGGTGGAGCCGAGGGAGGTGCTCGCATCGGGGGTGGGGGTGGGGTAGGTGCGGCGTGCAGACCCAGCAACTGATCGACGGCGGCAACAATGTCTGTGGATTCGAATGGCTTCTTGAGTACTTTGGCAAATCCAACATGACCGAGTGAGGCCTCGTCGACACCATCGTAGGACCCGATAAGTAGCAGCATCGGAACGCCACCCGCCTCGTTCCGCAGTCGGGCAAAGTCGTCTGGCCCACGAGCTC contains:
- a CDS encoding response regulator; protein product: MRRNLLVADDSVTIQKVIRIAFHRLPVELVEAASLIEALAAVGNKKPDAIIIDASLPGARGPDDFARLRNEAGGVPMLLLIGSYDGVDEASLGHVGFAKVLKKPFESTDIVAAVDQLLGLHAAPTPPPPPMRAPPSAPPTSLPPKPLSLAFLDNQPPEPSASVGGDSVSLFSFDAEPIEQPTDVPSGEPDLGLTPPSRAQHATVIHSGGFPGLPPVNEVSLEGGTHRPPVIPQTLEGQRGRRVFATPEAPPPPLTNDEFDLSFAIFDADTTAPAPPSLGNLRADPRVSAPVPPPPPPPRTSAQVASALATPLPLAENLPPRSEFAFAGEGTASATASQITMAQMPTWVRQAVEDYCERHFKSLAREVLTSELRRLADEKARHLVDN